In Meiothermus ruber DSM 1279, the following proteins share a genomic window:
- the trkA gene encoding Trk system potassium transporter TrkA encodes MYIVIAGGGEIGSQIAKALHTQHDLVVVDTNPEAKERLGGLDVQVVIGSVTDPEILREAKVDLCDTFIATTNWDEVNLIACMLAKGLGAKETLCFVGKQSYVDILTDPRTVEILGTRIDQVFWPQRSLAKEIVEVIRIPGAVDTEVLAGGRLRFVEYQVREGGPYIGKQLALLDWPPGSLLAGILREGRFIAATDPEFAQLALEAEDRIFFMTTPQGFDAIQACFAPRERVRRVMVVGGGNVGYMVTKELLKHRLEVTVIDHNPDRCAWLAEHLPGALVLEGDGTDLELLESEGLDHVDVMVAVTENDEKNLLVSLLAKQVGVAKVITRVNRGENRRLFEHVGIDIPLTPRAAAVREVVDWIAPDNVDHLALIEDQVELLEFELPADFRETPFDKLQLPQGAIAVALERGTRVYLRSPMLAVTGGDKLLVLTDRQVANEVLAQVR; translated from the coding sequence ATGTACATCGTAATTGCCGGCGGCGGCGAGATCGGCTCACAGATTGCTAAAGCCCTGCACACCCAGCACGACCTGGTGGTGGTGGACACCAACCCCGAGGCCAAGGAGCGCCTGGGGGGGTTGGACGTGCAGGTGGTGATTGGGAGCGTCACCGACCCCGAGATTCTGCGGGAAGCCAAGGTAGATCTGTGCGACACCTTTATCGCCACCACCAACTGGGACGAGGTCAACCTGATTGCCTGCATGCTGGCCAAGGGCCTGGGGGCCAAGGAAACCCTGTGTTTTGTGGGAAAGCAGTCCTATGTGGATATCCTGACCGACCCGCGCACGGTGGAAATTCTGGGCACCCGCATCGACCAGGTCTTCTGGCCCCAACGCTCGCTGGCCAAAGAAATTGTAGAGGTCATCCGAATCCCTGGGGCGGTGGACACCGAGGTGCTGGCCGGTGGCCGGTTGCGCTTTGTGGAGTACCAGGTGCGGGAGGGCGGCCCCTACATCGGCAAGCAGCTCGCCCTGCTGGACTGGCCTCCGGGCAGCCTGCTGGCCGGTATTTTGCGCGAGGGCCGTTTTATCGCGGCCACCGACCCCGAGTTTGCCCAGCTCGCCCTCGAGGCCGAGGATCGCATCTTCTTCATGACCACCCCCCAGGGCTTCGACGCCATCCAGGCCTGCTTCGCTCCGCGCGAACGGGTGCGCCGGGTGATGGTGGTGGGGGGCGGCAATGTGGGGTACATGGTCACCAAAGAACTGCTCAAGCACCGCCTCGAGGTCACCGTTATTGACCACAACCCCGACCGCTGCGCCTGGCTGGCCGAACACCTGCCGGGGGCGCTGGTGCTCGAGGGCGACGGCACCGACCTGGAGCTGCTGGAGTCCGAAGGCCTCGACCATGTGGACGTGATGGTAGCGGTCACCGAAAACGACGAGAAAAACCTGCTGGTCTCACTCCTGGCCAAGCAGGTTGGGGTAGCCAAGGTGATCACCCGGGTTAACCGGGGCGAGAACCGCCGCCTCTTCGAGCACGTGGGCATTGACATCCCCCTCACCCCCCGCGCCGCGGCGGTGCGCGAGGTGGTGGACTGGATCGCCCCCGACAACGTAGACCATCTGGCGCTGATCGAAGACCAGGTCGAGCTGCTGGAATTCGAGCTGCCAGCCGACTTCCGCGAAACACCCTTCGATAAGCTCCAGCTCCCCCAGGGGGCCATTGCGGTGGCCCTCGAGCGCGGTACCCGGGTCTACCTGCGCTCCCCCATGCTGGCCGTTACCGGTGGCGATAAACTCCTGGTTCTTACCGACCGGCAGGTAGCCAATGAAGTCCTGGCCCAGGTTCGCTAA
- a CDS encoding TrkH family potassium uptake protein, giving the protein MKRKTKPWLITNLRFAYYFLGVVYLALGAVMLGLEVLSLALGESPWGFLLGTAVGLSLGWWFRSLGDPRHEPGRAEALLSIALIWLLVPLLGAIPFWVAGGMNYLDAVFEAMSGFTTTGATVLANFEQFGYSLFFWRSLMQWFGGVGILVLVVALLAHLAVAGRQLFITESTGIQKEPFTPRLRTAALSILKVYTSLTLAAALCYWIAGVPAFEAICNALTTLPAAGFSPNPRSFETYSPLAQWFGTLFMFLGGAGFVLQYRLFFTRDPRPLLRDVELRVYTLIVLVFSTALAAFLITHHAQDMNYTWSDAIRHAFFNVTSIITTTGYASADFALWAPAAQAILVAAMFVGGCAGSGAGGIKVIRWLVVGAIVRRELIRSLHPQAVMTLRLGNKSLGEDVMRSVAAFITLYAALVAAGAVLISLLENDFVVGFTASAQAVGNIGPGLGEVGPMGSYAGLEPLSKLILIVQMWAGRIELIPVFLLLTPELWRKLKG; this is encoded by the coding sequence ATGAAAAGAAAAACAAAACCCTGGCTGATAACCAACCTGCGCTTTGCCTACTACTTCCTGGGCGTGGTCTACCTGGCCCTGGGCGCGGTCATGCTGGGGCTCGAGGTGCTCTCGCTGGCGCTGGGCGAGTCGCCCTGGGGGTTTCTTCTGGGCACCGCGGTGGGGCTTTCGCTGGGCTGGTGGTTCCGTAGCCTGGGCGACCCCAGGCACGAACCGGGACGCGCCGAGGCTCTGCTCTCCATCGCCCTGATCTGGCTGCTGGTGCCCCTGCTGGGCGCAATTCCCTTCTGGGTGGCGGGCGGCATGAACTACCTCGATGCAGTGTTCGAGGCCATGTCCGGGTTCACCACCACCGGCGCGACGGTGCTGGCCAACTTTGAGCAGTTCGGCTACAGCCTGTTTTTCTGGCGCAGCCTGATGCAGTGGTTCGGGGGCGTGGGGATTCTGGTGCTGGTGGTGGCGTTGCTGGCCCATCTGGCCGTGGCGGGCCGTCAGCTTTTCATCACCGAGAGCACCGGCATCCAGAAAGAACCCTTTACCCCCCGTTTGCGCACCGCCGCGCTGAGCATTCTCAAGGTGTATACCAGCCTCACCCTGGCGGCTGCTCTATGCTACTGGATCGCCGGGGTGCCGGCCTTTGAGGCCATCTGCAACGCTCTCACCACCCTGCCCGCCGCCGGGTTTAGTCCCAACCCGCGCAGCTTCGAGACCTACAGCCCACTGGCCCAGTGGTTCGGTACCTTGTTCATGTTCTTGGGGGGCGCGGGGTTCGTGTTGCAGTACCGGCTTTTCTTCACCCGCGACCCCCGCCCGCTCCTGAGGGATGTGGAGTTGCGGGTCTATACCCTTATTGTTCTGGTGTTTAGCACAGCACTGGCCGCCTTTCTGATAACCCACCACGCCCAGGACATGAACTATACCTGGAGCGACGCCATCCGCCATGCCTTCTTTAACGTCACCTCCATCATCACCACCACCGGCTACGCCAGCGCCGACTTTGCGCTGTGGGCTCCGGCAGCCCAGGCCATTCTGGTGGCGGCCATGTTCGTGGGGGGTTGTGCAGGCTCGGGGGCGGGTGGCATCAAGGTGATTCGCTGGCTGGTGGTGGGGGCAATTGTGCGACGGGAACTGATCCGCTCACTGCACCCCCAGGCGGTCATGACCCTGCGCCTGGGCAACAAAAGCCTGGGAGAGGACGTAATGCGCTCGGTGGCCGCTTTCATCACCCTCTACGCGGCTTTGGTAGCGGCGGGCGCGGTGCTTATCTCCCTGCTCGAAAACGACTTTGTGGTGGGTTTTACCGCCAGCGCCCAGGCGGTGGGCAACATCGGGCCGGGGCTGGGCGAGGTGGGGCCCATGGGCAGCTACGCCGGCCTCGAGCCCCTCTCCAAGCTGATCCTGATTGTTCAGATGTGGGCGGGGCGCATCGAGCTGATTCCGGTCTTCTTGCTGCTGACCCCAGAGCTGTGGCGGAAGCTTAAAGGCTAA
- a CDS encoding TrkH family potassium uptake protein, giving the protein MKSWPRFAKARAANPIPVATYMTGTVYVALGGVMGLLGLVDALLGEDARGFFVGAGLGLSLGMLLRRLGSPQAEPRRAEALLTVAGLWIMVPLLGAIPFWISGGLSYLDALFEATSGFSTTGATILADFNQFSYGLFFWRSLSQWFGGMGILLLFIVVLPHLALAGRQMFFAETTGVQKQQLTPKLHQTASYILRVYLLLTFVTLAAYLVTGVPLFEAITNTFSSVSAGGFSPNPQSFASYTPLTQWIAAGVMFLTGVNLLLQYRAIFGREYTALLRDPEFRAYALIVLVVGLLMATVLYARHDYDLEPALRHAFFQTTSIITGTGFASADFAQWVIPAQTLLVMLMFIGGSAGSVGGSIKVIRWLIIGALVRRELQRALHPQAVLPLRVGNKNIGEDVMRSVAAFITLYVSLFALGVLVMGILEEDFVVAFSASAAAIGNVGPGLGAVGPMAHYGDLHPISKAVMIFQMWAGRIELIAVFSLFTPELWRRLRA; this is encoded by the coding sequence ATGAAGTCCTGGCCCAGGTTCGCTAAAGCGCGCGCAGCCAACCCCATCCCGGTCGCCACCTATATGACCGGCACCGTCTACGTCGCGCTGGGGGGCGTGATGGGCCTCCTGGGGCTGGTGGACGCGCTCCTGGGTGAGGACGCCCGAGGATTTTTTGTGGGGGCTGGCCTGGGGCTGTCACTGGGGATGCTCCTGCGCCGGCTGGGCAGCCCCCAGGCCGAGCCCCGCCGGGCCGAGGCCCTGCTGACGGTGGCCGGGCTCTGGATCATGGTGCCCCTGCTGGGGGCCATCCCCTTCTGGATCTCGGGGGGCCTTAGCTACCTGGATGCGCTGTTCGAGGCCACCTCGGGCTTCAGCACCACCGGGGCCACCATCCTGGCCGACTTCAACCAGTTCAGCTACGGGCTTTTTTTCTGGCGGAGCCTCAGCCAGTGGTTTGGCGGCATGGGGATTCTGCTGCTGTTTATCGTGGTGCTACCCCACCTGGCCCTGGCCGGGCGGCAGATGTTTTTTGCCGAGACCACCGGCGTACAAAAACAGCAGCTCACCCCCAAACTCCACCAAACCGCCAGCTACATTCTGCGGGTCTATCTGCTGCTGACCTTCGTCACCCTAGCCGCCTATCTGGTTACCGGCGTGCCTTTGTTCGAAGCCATCACCAACACCTTCTCGAGCGTCTCTGCCGGCGGCTTCAGCCCCAACCCCCAGAGTTTTGCAAGCTACACCCCGCTCACCCAGTGGATCGCGGCCGGAGTGATGTTCCTGACTGGGGTGAACCTGCTCTTGCAGTACCGGGCCATTTTTGGCCGCGAGTACACCGCCCTCCTGCGCGACCCCGAATTCCGGGCCTACGCCCTGATCGTCCTGGTGGTGGGCCTGCTGATGGCAACCGTGCTCTACGCGCGCCACGACTACGACCTCGAGCCAGCCCTGCGCCACGCCTTTTTCCAGACCACCTCCATCATCACCGGCACCGGCTTTGCCTCCGCCGACTTTGCCCAGTGGGTCATCCCGGCCCAAACCCTGCTGGTCATGCTGATGTTCATCGGGGGTAGCGCCGGCAGCGTGGGGGGCAGCATCAAAGTCATCCGTTGGCTGATTATAGGGGCCCTGGTGCGGCGGGAGCTGCAGCGGGCCCTGCACCCCCAGGCGGTACTGCCCTTGCGGGTAGGCAACAAGAACATCGGCGAGGACGTAATGCGCTCGGTGGCGGCTTTCATCACCCTGTACGTGAGCCTGTTTGCCCTGGGGGTGCTGGTGATGGGGATACTGGAGGAAGACTTCGTGGTGGCTTTTTCGGCTTCAGCCGCGGCCATTGGGAATGTGGGGCCGGGGCTGGGCGCGGTGGGGCCCATGGCCCACTACGGCGACCTGCACCCCATCTCCAAAGCCGTGATGATCTTCCAGATGTGGGCTGGGCGCATCGAGCTTATTGCAGTATTTTCGCTATTTACGCCTGAGCTTTGGCGCCGGCTCAGGGCCTGA
- a CDS encoding ribose-phosphate diphosphokinase: MGGASITEWLGSEQAEEIRHANGGQVKLFCGNANRPLAEAVARALGISLGKATVERFPDGEVQVRLLESIRGDDVYLLQSTAPPVNDHLMELLVLADAARRSSAGRINAVIPYFGYARQDKQTQGREPITARLVAGLLEHVGIHRVITVDLHAPQIQGFFYQPVDELSAVRLFAEYLERQNLTENAVVVSPDSGRAEQARRLSERLNLPLAILAKRRTGPRETQVSYVIGDVAGKRPLIIDDIISTGGTIRRGVEALLAAGAAPEVIVMASHAVLVGNARENLAHPAIREVVFTDTIALNPALGYTILPTAPLLAQAIRRVHTNQSVSVLI, translated from the coding sequence ATGGGGGGCGCATCGATAACAGAGTGGCTGGGATCAGAACAGGCAGAAGAAATACGGCACGCCAACGGTGGGCAGGTCAAATTGTTTTGCGGCAACGCCAACCGTCCCTTGGCCGAGGCGGTGGCCCGGGCCCTGGGCATCTCGCTCGGCAAGGCCACCGTAGAACGCTTCCCCGACGGCGAGGTGCAGGTGCGGCTTTTGGAGAGCATCCGCGGCGACGACGTGTATCTGCTGCAGTCCACCGCCCCTCCAGTCAACGACCACCTGATGGAACTTCTGGTGCTAGCCGACGCAGCGCGCCGCAGCAGCGCGGGGCGCATCAACGCGGTGATTCCTTATTTCGGCTACGCCCGTCAGGACAAACAGACCCAGGGGCGCGAGCCCATCACCGCGCGCCTGGTGGCGGGGCTTTTGGAGCACGTGGGCATCCACCGGGTGATCACCGTAGACCTGCACGCCCCACAGATTCAGGGCTTCTTTTATCAACCGGTGGACGAGCTCTCGGCGGTGCGGCTTTTTGCTGAGTATCTGGAGCGTCAGAACCTCACCGAAAACGCGGTGGTGGTCTCGCCCGACTCGGGGCGGGCCGAGCAGGCCCGACGGCTCTCCGAGCGCCTGAACCTGCCGCTGGCCATCCTGGCCAAACGCCGCACCGGCCCCCGCGAAACCCAGGTGAGCTATGTGATTGGGGACGTGGCGGGCAAGCGTCCCCTGATTATTGACGACATCATCTCCACCGGCGGCACCATCCGGCGCGGAGTGGAGGCCCTGCTTGCCGCGGGCGCGGCCCCGGAAGTGATTGTAATGGCCTCACACGCCGTGCTGGTGGGCAACGCCCGCGAGAACCTGGCCCACCCTGCCATCCGCGAGGTGGTTTTTACTGATACCATCGCACTTAATCCGGCCCTAGGCTATACCATCCTGCCCACCGCCCCCCTGCTAGCCCAGGCCATCCGGCGGGTGCATACCAACCAGTCGGTGAGCGTGCTCATCTAG
- a CDS encoding S8 family peptidase, whose product MEEVRVTIPWTSRSTPAAKLAEVPLEVRTEPAPSGAGSVVIFKVPDNFWGGPQNFEIVEGANRVTGSLTVLGQTVFEQPEPEALAVIQPSVPDSGFEQKIADGGLRVVPFSGGSKSVPLGGRSGPCAGRLVRVARDPARLTSPVSIGALLERLEQSGGSSVVDVDGVLGIDPVSGHDLDPTILTDPSPNTKPINARTAVKARQGSNYTGVGATIAVVDSGVSNLTGLTLRSGGADFVNPDTPNPLQDEYTQGGVVVGHGTAAAVLAAHATYGIAPGAGILPIKSCDKDGKCRLEAVIRGICHAVAYAEKNPQEQLVLNLSLGSDTPSEIVYIILKDALMKRGVNGISVVAAAGNDWAIRSSKSGVLHHFPASFGGNRGLSVRREPGRSMAVLKGLFSVGAVGDYSGTLRVSGFSGQGDFVDLVAPGERVLSLSPAGSPREYTGTSFAAPIVSGAVAVIRQATSLVPLTPEALELAFLANYTNPTTLGAPEEAQGRGLLDLTRAP is encoded by the coding sequence ATGGAAGAGGTGAGGGTAACCATCCCCTGGACATCGCGTTCGACCCCGGCAGCGAAGCTGGCGGAGGTTCCGCTGGAAGTGCGCACTGAGCCCGCTCCTTCGGGAGCAGGCAGCGTGGTGATTTTCAAAGTGCCCGACAACTTTTGGGGGGGGCCGCAGAATTTTGAAATTGTGGAAGGGGCCAACCGGGTGACCGGAAGTCTCACCGTGCTGGGCCAGACTGTGTTCGAACAACCCGAACCCGAAGCCCTGGCCGTTATTCAACCCTCGGTTCCTGATAGCGGTTTCGAACAGAAAATCGCAGATGGCGGTTTGCGGGTCGTTCCGTTTTCGGGGGGGAGTAAATCGGTTCCGCTGGGTGGCCGATCGGGCCCCTGTGCCGGTAGGTTGGTTAGGGTAGCGCGCGACCCAGCCAGGCTGACCAGCCCTGTTTCCATCGGGGCCTTGCTCGAGCGGCTCGAGCAGAGCGGGGGGAGTTCTGTGGTGGATGTGGATGGGGTTTTAGGGATTGATCCGGTTTCTGGACATGATCTCGACCCCACCATCCTAACCGACCCTTCCCCAAATACCAAACCCATCAACGCCCGCACAGCCGTAAAAGCGCGGCAGGGAAGCAACTATACCGGGGTGGGAGCCACCATCGCGGTGGTGGATTCCGGTGTTAGTAACTTGACCGGCTTGACCCTGCGGAGCGGCGGGGCCGACTTTGTCAATCCAGACACACCCAACCCCCTGCAAGACGAGTACACCCAGGGCGGGGTGGTGGTGGGCCACGGCACCGCGGCGGCGGTGCTGGCCGCGCACGCGACCTACGGCATCGCCCCAGGGGCCGGCATCCTGCCGATTAAGAGTTGCGACAAAGACGGGAAGTGTCGGCTCGAGGCGGTCATCCGGGGCATCTGCCACGCGGTGGCCTATGCAGAGAAGAACCCCCAGGAGCAGCTGGTGCTCAACCTGAGCCTGGGCAGTGACACCCCCAGTGAGATTGTCTACATCATCCTCAAGGATGCCCTGATGAAGCGTGGTGTAAACGGGATCTCGGTGGTGGCGGCAGCGGGCAACGACTGGGCCATCCGCAGCAGCAAGAGCGGGGTGCTGCACCACTTTCCGGCTTCTTTTGGCGGCAACCGGGGGCTTTCCGTGCGGCGCGAGCCGGGGCGCTCCATGGCCGTGCTCAAGGGGCTGTTCAGCGTGGGGGCGGTGGGGGATTACTCCGGCACCTTGCGGGTGAGCGGGTTTAGCGGCCAGGGCGACTTTGTAGACCTGGTGGCCCCCGGCGAGCGGGTCTTGAGCCTGAGCCCTGCGGGCAGCCCGAGGGAGTATACCGGCACCTCGTTCGCCGCGCCCATTGTGAGTGGGGCGGTGGCGGTTATTCGGCAGGCCACCAGCCTGGTGCCCCTTACCCCGGAGGCGCTCGAGCTCGCTTTTCTTGCCAACTACACCAACCCAACCACCCTTGGTGCACCCGAAGAGGCCCAGGGCCGGGGCCTGCTGGACTTGACTCGAGCTCCCTAG
- a CDS encoding prepilin-type N-terminal cleavage/methylation domain-containing protein, with protein sequence MCVPTGVTLVELLISIVLLGALLAAVAGAVATMFGATRSAQSGINANAQAREVMETLRAQWTNGSAARAAYDANCIKIALPDGAIVTVGAVNPATNTYTPQPVNVVPPEGICPAGGYNQSLKRIQVTIQHNGRALSHLTLELPRP encoded by the coding sequence ATGTGCGTCCCAACCGGGGTGACCCTGGTTGAGTTGCTTATATCCATTGTTTTGTTGGGGGCTTTGCTGGCTGCTGTGGCTGGGGCTGTGGCGACCATGTTTGGAGCTACCCGCAGCGCGCAATCGGGCATCAACGCCAACGCCCAGGCTCGAGAGGTGATGGAAACCCTTAGGGCTCAGTGGACCAACGGTTCAGCGGCCCGGGCGGCTTACGATGCCAACTGTATCAAGATCGCCCTGCCAGATGGGGCCATCGTTACGGTGGGGGCGGTAAACCCTGCGACCAATACCTATACGCCACAGCCGGTCAACGTTGTACCTCCTGAGGGCATCTGTCCGGCTGGAGGCTATAACCAGTCGCTCAAACGTATACAGGTGACCATACAGCACAATGGGCGAGCGCTAAGCCATCTAACCCTGGAACTGCCCCGGCCCTAG
- a CDS encoding PilW family protein codes for MRKPGITLVELLVALAILGVLMAAFAGFFVSTLRTTSDLDRRNELLLDGQIAHQLLVSRLQEAWFVYPSGQAVTLNAPAAWQSTNPSSGSNLWTVGSNFVAAVLPPLRVGSACSPARPDQTDGCYRFFAYYPLHRAAYVANTANDILARLPAEPANAGGWVLMQYTAFLEPSAVVSGSTSPTAGALSTMGGATTALVADYLTPGGSLFTVVDVAAGPPAIRQIKVTLQLSRTVQGRTIAVGGPGTSLSSTVQPRNQGVLAP; via the coding sequence ATGCGTAAACCTGGGATTACCCTTGTCGAACTGCTGGTGGCCCTGGCCATCCTGGGGGTTTTGATGGCAGCGTTTGCCGGGTTTTTCGTATCCACACTGCGTACCACCAGCGACCTGGATCGTCGTAATGAGCTGCTACTGGATGGTCAGATTGCCCACCAATTGCTGGTCTCAAGGCTCCAGGAGGCTTGGTTTGTATATCCCAGCGGGCAGGCTGTTACCCTTAACGCACCTGCAGCATGGCAAAGCACCAACCCGAGCTCGGGAAGTAATCTCTGGACTGTGGGCAGCAACTTCGTGGCGGCGGTGCTGCCCCCCTTGCGGGTAGGTTCTGCCTGCAGCCCTGCCAGGCCCGATCAGACCGACGGCTGCTACCGTTTTTTTGCTTACTATCCCCTCCACCGGGCGGCCTATGTGGCCAATACGGCCAACGACATCCTGGCCCGCTTACCAGCCGAACCGGCCAACGCGGGGGGCTGGGTGCTGATGCAGTACACGGCTTTTCTAGAACCCTCGGCGGTGGTATCGGGTAGCACCTCCCCCACGGCGGGGGCCTTGAGTACCATGGGTGGGGCGACGACGGCTTTGGTGGCCGATTATCTGACGCCCGGTGGCTCTCTTTTCACTGTGGTGGATGTGGCCGCGGGGCCGCCAGCCATTCGTCAGATAAAGGTAACCCTGCAGCTTAGCCGCACCGTCCAGGGGCGAACCATTGCCGTGGGTGGGCCCGGCACCTCGCTGAGCTCGACCGTGCAGCCCCGCAACCAGGGGGTCTTGGCGCCGTAG
- a CDS encoding S-ribosylhomocysteine lyase has protein sequence MPKPLVIPESFRLDHTKVRAPYVRLAGVKETPKGDLIEKYDLRFAQPNQEALSTGAIHTLEHLLATYIRSHLEGVVDISPMGCRTGFYLVVLGQPGPQKVLEAFRATLQDVVNHTEPVPGVSELECGNYRDHDPQSAKAWAERLLHSNLHVQETIEIAQEA, from the coding sequence ATGCCCAAACCCCTTGTGATCCCCGAGTCTTTTCGCCTCGACCACACCAAAGTCCGGGCTCCGTATGTGCGGCTGGCCGGGGTGAAGGAAACCCCCAAAGGCGACCTGATCGAAAAGTACGACCTGCGCTTCGCCCAGCCCAACCAGGAGGCCCTCAGCACCGGGGCCATCCACACCCTCGAGCACCTCCTGGCCACCTATATCCGCAGCCACCTGGAAGGGGTGGTGGATATCTCACCCATGGGCTGCCGTACCGGCTTTTACCTGGTGGTGCTGGGCCAGCCGGGGCCCCAAAAGGTGCTGGAGGCTTTTAGGGCTACACTACAGGACGTGGTCAACCACACCGAGCCGGTGCCAGGGGTGAGCGAGCTCGAGTGCGGCAACTACCGCGACCACGACCCCCAAAGCGCCAAGGCCTGGGCCGAACGGCTGCTGCATAGCAACCTCCATGTGCAGGAAACCATCGAGATCGCCCAGGAGGCCTAA
- a CDS encoding pilus assembly FimT family protein, producing MQIRRLEPILPRRSGLTLVEILVVMAILGVLLAIASVNLNGARQRALVREAAASVATALLQARSEAQRYNSNVVVRLEVDGSVFTITQVRNGTLVSRTVRLPAGTVAFVPAGGPNTLTYRAPFGVLEGGGAAFCFKLASQNPPCDTTTTSMPRSIVSVVGLVGKVVVFN from the coding sequence ATGCAGATCAGGCGTCTCGAGCCCATCCTGCCCAGAAGATCGGGCCTCACGCTGGTTGAGATACTGGTGGTGATGGCTATTCTGGGTGTTTTGCTGGCCATTGCCTCGGTTAATCTCAACGGGGCGCGCCAACGGGCGCTGGTGCGCGAAGCAGCGGCCTCAGTGGCCACAGCGCTGCTGCAGGCCCGCAGCGAAGCCCAGCGCTACAACAGCAACGTGGTGGTGAGGTTGGAAGTGGACGGCAGCGTGTTTACCATTACCCAGGTTCGCAACGGCACACTGGTTAGTCGCACGGTGCGACTGCCCGCTGGAACAGTGGCCTTTGTGCCGGCTGGGGGGCCGAACACCCTAACCTACCGGGCGCCGTTTGGGGTGCTGGAGGGGGGAGGGGCTGCGTTCTGCTTCAAGCTGGCCAGCCAGAATCCGCCCTGCGACACGACGACAACCTCGATGCCCCGCAGCATTGTGAGTGTGGTGGGGTTGGTTGGGAAGGTGGTGGTCTTCAATTAG
- the mtnN gene encoding 5'-methylthioadenosine/S-adenosylhomocysteine nucleosidase, with the protein MVALFAAEGLEAQALRRLLSLKETLDGPWIIHQGSLGRYPVVLVETGVGKVAASAAVAYAKVRFNPAQAFWVGVAGALNPTLKTMDLILAQDAVQYDVDITAFGRAPGELATGERFIPADAGLTSKVLRTAQAMGLPIQLGRIASADRFLAHRGEAEEVRRVFAADAVEMEGAAALWTARRLGLPMALLRAITDQAGSEAPIAFETFLERASERLAQLISQVLSS; encoded by the coding sequence ATGGTTGCCCTGTTCGCTGCCGAGGGCCTCGAGGCCCAGGCTTTGCGCCGCTTATTGAGCCTAAAAGAGACTTTGGACGGCCCCTGGATCATTCACCAAGGATCGCTGGGGCGCTATCCCGTGGTGCTGGTGGAAACCGGGGTGGGCAAGGTGGCCGCCTCCGCCGCGGTGGCCTATGCCAAGGTTCGATTTAACCCTGCGCAGGCCTTCTGGGTAGGGGTTGCTGGGGCTTTGAACCCCACACTCAAAACAATGGATCTCATACTGGCCCAGGACGCTGTGCAGTACGATGTGGACATCACGGCTTTCGGGCGTGCCCCAGGCGAGCTGGCCACCGGTGAGCGCTTCATCCCCGCCGACGCCGGGCTCACCTCAAAGGTGTTGCGTACTGCCCAGGCCATGGGCCTACCCATTCAACTAGGGCGAATTGCCAGCGCCGACCGCTTCCTGGCCCACCGCGGTGAGGCCGAAGAGGTGCGCCGGGTATTCGCCGCCGATGCCGTGGAGATGGAGGGGGCCGCTGCTTTGTGGACAGCCAGACGCTTGGGCTTGCCCATGGCCCTTCTGCGGGCCATTACCGACCAGGCAGGCAGCGAGGCCCCCATCGCATTCGAGACCTTTTTAGAAAGGGCCTCCGAACGTCTGGCTCAGTTAATCAGCCAGGTTCTAAGCAGTTAG